GGTTTAGCGGAAATTAATCACGAGGTAAAATGTATTGAAAATAATTGTATTTGTTTTATTCTGAGTGGGGCTATTGATGGTTATCAGGAATGGTGTTGGGGTGATGGTTGGGTGCAATCTAGCCTTGAGGGTGTTTCTCTTTTACCTCTTAAGTTAGGGCATTCTTTTAATTTGTTTAAATTTCGGGAGTTTGTTGGTTACAAGGTGAGGCAATTAAAATCAGAGGATTAGTTATCAGTAATAACTAATTTTAAATACCATTTTTATGATATTTATTTAGCCAATATTCTTATCTAATTCAGTTAATTAAATAATTAATAATTTCTTTAATTACATTTACAACAACACTATTTCCAAATTGTTTATAAGCAATATTTTTGTTTTCATGAACTACAAAACTATCAGGAAAACCCATAATTCTGGCACATTCTCTTGGGGCTAATTTTCTCACTTTATCATTAATTAAATATAAACCTGTTTTTGCTCCTACCCCACCACCATAAGCAGAAAGAGTAATCGCATGACCATTTTGATGATAAATTCTTTCCCCTTGTCCTCCCTTATTTACCGTACCAATTCTGATGGGTTTTTGAGGATAATTACCCAGAATATCTGGGACTATATCTATCTTTTCTTTAAAGTTTATATCTTTTCTATTAATAATAAAATCTTGGGTTTCTTCATCATCCAAGCAAAAATCTATTAATTTTACAGGTTGATGATAACCATTAGGAAAAATAAAATTATCAACTTCTAAATCTTTTCTAAAAGCAACTATATAAATTCTTTCTCTCTTTTGCGGTACTCCAAAATAAGAAGAATTTAAAACTTTATAGTAAACCTTATAACCAATTTCATCTAAAGTATTAACGACTATATTTAAAGTATTACCATGATCATGTCTGGCAAAGTTTTTCACATTTTCAAGGATAATAAATTTAGGTTGGTGATACTGTACAATCCTAGCCACATCAAAAAATAAACTTCCTCTAGTATCATTAAAACCTAACTGCTTTCCCGAAATACTAAAGGCCTGACAAGGAAAACCAGCACATAAAAGATCATGACTAGGAATAGCAGACTCAGGTATTTTGGTAATATCTCCCTTGGGTAAAATACCATGATTTTTTAAATATATTTCTTGGGAATATTTATCCCATTCCGAAGCAAAAATACAATCAGCTTGATAAGATTTTAGGGCTTGATGAAAGCCACCGATTCCTGCAAATAAATCTACGAATTTTAAATTTTTAGTAGGAGTCATTTTAAAACATCAAGTGGGGTGGGCATTGCCCACCTAAATCAATCTCCGTTGGGAATAATAGTTGTCAGTATGGTTGGGGTTTCGGTTTTAGGTTGCAGATTTCATAGCATGATCAATCAAACTATGAATACTATTGCCCATTGCCTATTCCCTAACTTCATGAGAAATCATATCTCAAATCAGCAATGCTTTATTTTCGTAAAGCCAAAA
The Cyanobacterium stanieri LEGE 03274 genome window above contains:
- a CDS encoding DNA cytosine methyltransferase, whose protein sequence is MTPTKNLKFVDLFAGIGGFHQALKSYQADCIFASEWDKYSQEIYLKNHGILPKGDITKIPESAIPSHDLLCAGFPCQAFSISGKQLGFNDTRGSLFFDVARIVQYHQPKFIILENVKNFARHDHGNTLNIVVNTLDEIGYKVYYKVLNSSYFGVPQKRERIYIVAFRKDLEVDNFIFPNGYHQPVKLIDFCLDDEETQDFIINRKDINFKEKIDIVPDILGNYPQKPIRIGTVNKGGQGERIYHQNGHAITLSAYGGGVGAKTGLYLINDKVRKLAPRECARIMGFPDSFVVHENKNIAYKQFGNSVVVNVIKEIINYLIN